The Terriglobia bacterium genome has a window encoding:
- a CDS encoding twin-arginine translocase TatA/TatE family subunit yields MGSLGFPEMLMIFVIALLVFGPKKLPELGKSLGKGIREFKKATDELKANWEDHVKDIAEPLNDAKKELHGMGQSLKTQVYNHIEGATQTEPTELAAPAEAAAATAEAHEATATHPAESSTPKEHV; encoded by the coding sequence ATGGGTAGTCTTGGTTTCCCGGAAATGTTGATGATCTTCGTGATCGCGCTGCTGGTCTTCGGACCGAAAAAGCTGCCGGAACTGGGAAAATCACTGGGTAAAGGCATCCGGGAGTTCAAGAAAGCCACCGACGAGCTCAAGGCGAACTGGGAAGACCATGTAAAGGACATTGCCGAACCCCTCAACGACGCCAAGAAAGAACTGCACGGCATGGGGCAAAGCCTGAAAACACAGGTCTATAACCATATCGAAGGCGCCACCCAGACTGAACCCACAGAGCTTGCCGCTCCGGCCGAGGCAGCGGCAGCAACGGCTGAAGCGCACGAAGCGACGGCCACGCACCCGGCAGAATCCAGCACCCCGAAAGAACACGTGTAA